The following are from one region of the Rhodopirellula sp. P2 genome:
- the hisD gene encoding histidinol dehydrogenase: MFRVAAVPEFSIQTVDARDASSGDAAETLAALREKLSPRGDLVSPRGRELTLKVFGRALSPIEVVETICNDVQAQGTEALLRYTKALDGADLTAETLRVPEQDLKAAHAAADPKLIETIGRIRENIATFQSAILHRDVTITPRPGVSLTQRYVPIPRVGICVPGGAAAYPSTVMMTAIPAQVAGVDEIAVVAPPTPFGAYNTDMLATCHELGITEVYRCGGAQAVAAMAYGCDALPAVDKIVGPGNLFVALAKKHVFGTVDIDSFAGPSEVIVIADDSADASFVASDLLAQAEHSPGSAILITWDETLLNNVKTELAKQLDELERGDLARDALADFGALILARDADHACVLTDSFAPEHLQIETREPESLIAKIRHSGAAFLGHHTPVALGDYAAGPSHVLPTGGTCRWAAGLSANSFLRSGSVTQFDRSALEVIAPDVITVAEKEGLTAHARSISIRTE, encoded by the coding sequence TTGTTCCGCGTCGCTGCTGTGCCTGAATTTTCAATCCAAACCGTTGATGCTCGCGATGCCTCCTCGGGGGATGCCGCGGAAACGCTGGCTGCTTTGCGTGAAAAGTTGAGCCCTCGTGGTGATCTGGTCAGCCCCCGCGGTCGGGAATTGACGTTGAAAGTGTTCGGCAGGGCGCTCTCGCCGATTGAAGTCGTGGAAACGATTTGCAACGACGTTCAGGCTCAGGGCACCGAGGCTTTGCTGCGATACACCAAGGCGCTGGATGGAGCCGACCTGACGGCTGAGACACTGCGAGTGCCGGAGCAGGATTTGAAGGCTGCCCATGCGGCAGCGGATCCCAAGCTGATCGAGACCATCGGCCGCATTCGCGAAAACATTGCGACGTTTCAATCGGCAATTTTGCACCGCGACGTCACCATCACGCCCCGACCCGGCGTTTCTTTGACCCAGCGTTATGTGCCGATCCCACGGGTGGGGATCTGTGTTCCTGGTGGCGCTGCCGCGTACCCTTCCACTGTGATGATGACCGCGATTCCGGCTCAGGTCGCCGGCGTCGATGAGATCGCGGTCGTCGCGCCTCCGACTCCGTTTGGTGCGTACAACACCGACATGCTGGCCACCTGTCACGAGCTGGGAATCACGGAAGTCTATCGGTGCGGTGGGGCTCAGGCGGTCGCCGCAATGGCGTATGGCTGTGATGCCTTGCCGGCCGTCGACAAAATCGTCGGTCCTGGAAACTTGTTCGTGGCCTTGGCGAAGAAGCACGTGTTTGGAACCGTCGACATTGACTCCTTTGCCGGGCCCAGCGAAGTGATCGTGATCGCAGACGATTCCGCGGACGCCTCGTTTGTCGCGTCGGATTTGTTGGCTCAAGCCGAACATTCACCCGGGTCGGCGATCTTGATCACCTGGGACGAGACGCTGCTGAACAATGTCAAAACGGAATTGGCGAAACAGCTCGACGAGCTGGAACGCGGCGATTTGGCTCGGGATGCTCTGGCCGATTTCGGGGCACTGATTTTGGCTCGCGATGCAGACCATGCCTGCGTGTTGACCGATTCGTTTGCCCCGGAACACTTGCAGATCGAAACTCGCGAGCCGGAATCGTTGATTGCAAAGATTCGGCACAGTGGAGCAGCGTTTTTAGGGCACCACACCCCGGTCGCACTGGGCGATTACGCGGCCGGCCCCAGTCACGTTTTGCCGACGGGAGGCACCTGCCGTTGGGCCGCTGGGTTGTCCGCCAACAGCTTTCTGCGGTCGGGCAGTGTGACTCAGTTTGATCGCTCGGCATTGGAAGTGATCGCTCCCGATGTGATCACGGTTGCTGAGAAAGAAGGCCTGACGGCTCACGCCCGCAGCATTTCGATTCGCACCGAGTGA
- a CDS encoding sugar phosphate isomerase/epimerase family protein, giving the protein MNSAQDPRSKPSVDRRQWLSYAAFGSAAIAAGSTQTPTVAAAAAVNQSPPKYKFKKSINLWAFPYPDKMSLKECLQLAKDAGFDGIELNYDLDSDLSPKSGTQEFTEIRKMTDDIGIAISGLCSFLFWPYPLTSNDPAERARGMELAGKMTQAAHDLGTENLLVVPGAVHMPWREDHDPTPNDVCDRRAREAIGKLLPQAEKLNVKLNMENIFFNGFLMSPMEMADFVDSFQSDHVRVHFDTGNIMEYQFPEHWIPILGDRIQNVHLKEYTKKGSDHSLEAFRPLLDGTTDWPAVLEAFETIGYDGYLTFEYFHPFAHFPEALIYQTSDSLDRMLGRDHPRLA; this is encoded by the coding sequence GTGAATTCTGCCCAAGACCCACGTTCCAAACCATCCGTCGATCGTCGCCAGTGGTTGAGCTACGCCGCCTTTGGCAGCGCCGCCATCGCCGCAGGATCCACGCAAACCCCGACGGTCGCCGCCGCGGCAGCGGTCAATCAATCGCCGCCCAAGTACAAGTTCAAAAAATCAATCAACCTGTGGGCCTTTCCTTACCCCGACAAAATGTCCCTGAAGGAATGCTTGCAGTTGGCCAAAGACGCAGGCTTCGACGGCATCGAGCTGAACTACGACCTCGACAGTGATCTGTCGCCGAAATCGGGCACCCAAGAGTTCACCGAGATTCGCAAGATGACCGACGACATCGGCATCGCGATCAGCGGCCTGTGCTCGTTTCTGTTTTGGCCGTACCCGTTGACCAGCAACGATCCCGCCGAGCGGGCTCGCGGGATGGAATTGGCAGGCAAGATGACGCAAGCCGCTCATGACCTGGGAACCGAAAACCTGCTGGTTGTGCCCGGCGCCGTTCACATGCCGTGGCGAGAGGACCACGACCCGACGCCCAACGACGTCTGCGACCGCCGGGCTCGCGAAGCGATTGGCAAATTGCTGCCCCAGGCTGAGAAACTCAACGTCAAGCTGAACATGGAGAACATCTTCTTCAATGGTTTCCTGATGTCGCCGATGGAGATGGCCGACTTCGTCGACAGTTTCCAAAGCGATCATGTCCGGGTGCACTTCGACACCGGCAACATCATGGAATACCAGTTCCCCGAACACTGGATTCCGATCTTGGGCGATCGAATCCAGAACGTGCACTTGAAGGAGTACACCAAAAAGGGATCCGATCATTCGCTCGAAGCGTTTCGTCCGTTGCTGGACGGCACCACCGATTGGCCCGCCGTCCTGGAAGCGTTCGAGACGATCGGCTACGACGGGTACCTCACGTTTGAGTACTTTCACCCGTTCGCGCATTTCCCCGAAGCGTTGATCTATCAAACGTCCGATTCACTGGACCGAATGCTTGGGCGAGATCATCCCAGGTTGGCATAA
- a CDS encoding carboxypeptidase M32, translated as MSQTTNDHASTFDALCQTFRDAAKLSTTADLLEWDERTGMPRGGSDYRAEQVAHLRGLVHDLQTAPVIEEQLASLADWDAASDPHSDIGATLRCLADDYRRQCKLPSDLVQRTASCCVRGQGRWDSARKADDYAMFQPVLDEMLSLKREAGELLKTDAQTVYEALLDEFEPGAKAAALTKTFADLRTELVTLIGEIKDSPRQIDTSLITQQFPVEAQRAFSRVLAEAIGFDFNRGRLDETSHPFCTTIGPSDCRILTRYEPNFLPTSIFGTLHEAGHGLYEQGMREDWFGLPPGSYASLGIHESQSRMWENLVGRTLPFWEHFTPQIQKHFPSELGQSTAAELHRCFNSVSPSLIRVEADEATYNLHIIVRFELEQALISGELSTDDLPVAWADAYEEVIGVRPPSAADGVLQDVHWSAGLIGYFPTYTLGNLAAAQLYDAAKESLGDIDAMVREGNFGPLREWLVQNVHQLGRTRTADELVEQASGQPLSAEPLIQSLRTRYSQVYDLA; from the coding sequence ATGAGCCAAACCACCAACGATCACGCGTCCACCTTTGACGCCCTTTGCCAAACCTTTCGCGATGCGGCCAAGCTTTCCACCACCGCCGACTTGCTGGAATGGGACGAACGCACCGGGATGCCACGTGGCGGCAGCGACTACCGCGCTGAACAAGTCGCCCATTTACGAGGCTTGGTCCACGACCTGCAAACAGCCCCTGTCATCGAAGAACAACTCGCATCGCTGGCAGACTGGGATGCGGCCAGCGATCCTCACAGTGACATCGGGGCGACGCTGAGGTGCCTGGCCGATGATTACCGCCGACAGTGCAAACTCCCCAGCGACTTGGTTCAGCGAACCGCTTCCTGCTGCGTTCGTGGGCAAGGCCGCTGGGACTCCGCCCGAAAGGCGGACGACTACGCGATGTTCCAACCCGTCCTGGATGAAATGCTCTCGCTCAAACGAGAAGCCGGCGAGCTCCTCAAAACCGATGCTCAAACGGTCTACGAAGCACTGCTGGATGAGTTTGAACCAGGAGCGAAAGCGGCCGCTCTTACAAAAACGTTCGCTGACTTGCGAACCGAACTCGTCACCTTGATCGGTGAGATCAAAGACTCTCCCCGACAAATCGACACCTCTCTGATCACCCAGCAATTTCCCGTTGAAGCCCAGCGAGCCTTCTCACGCGTGCTGGCGGAAGCCATCGGCTTTGATTTCAACCGCGGCCGACTGGATGAAACCTCGCACCCGTTCTGCACCACGATCGGCCCATCCGACTGCCGCATCCTGACTCGCTACGAACCCAACTTCCTTCCGACCAGCATCTTCGGAACCCTGCACGAAGCCGGCCACGGACTGTACGAACAAGGCATGCGAGAAGATTGGTTTGGATTGCCGCCGGGCAGCTACGCTTCGCTGGGCATCCACGAATCTCAATCGCGAATGTGGGAAAACTTGGTCGGCCGGACGCTGCCGTTCTGGGAACACTTTACCCCGCAGATCCAAAAGCACTTCCCCTCTGAACTCGGACAATCCACTGCCGCGGAATTGCACCGCTGCTTCAACTCCGTCTCGCCGTCGCTGATTCGTGTCGAAGCGGACGAAGCCACCTACAACCTGCACATCATCGTGCGATTTGAATTGGAACAAGCTCTCATCAGTGGCGAGCTTTCCACAGACGATCTCCCGGTCGCCTGGGCCGATGCCTACGAAGAGGTGATCGGGGTCCGACCACCGTCGGCCGCCGATGGCGTGCTGCAAGACGTTCACTGGAGCGCAGGCCTGATCGGCTACTTCCCGACTTACACGCTCGGGAACCTCGCGGCAGCGCAATTGTACGACGCAGCCAAGGAGTCACTCGGCGACATCGACGCCATGGTTCGCGAAGGCAACTTTGGCCCGCTTCGAGAATGGTTGGTCCAGAACGTCCACCAACTTGGGCGCACGCGCACGGCGGATGAATTGGTCGAGCAAGCCAGCGGGCAACCACTCTCGGCCGAACCGCTGATCCAAAGCTTGCGAACCCGCTACAGCCAGGTCTACGACCTCGCCTAA
- a CDS encoding DUF1559 domain-containing protein, protein MSRKNRGAFTLVELLVVIAIIGVLVGLLLPAVQAAREAARRMSCSNNFKQMGLAIHNYHSAFNALPQQMTGANYTNTADSAKTQRLYLSGLVGLPPFMEQQSIWELVTNPYQLPGGGTLINPGPWRTDFPPWMTNIPTLRCPSDPGVGLPALGRSNFAFCLGDAIELVHSGGRNERGFYEDGGINTGQAGIKGRATSDNSNWAALARSRNRGMFWSRHQLKFRDCMDGLSNTVAMGEVATTVGARELIAEFQLNAGTAAITDPTHCDGGVDPARPQFWLPDSALPGNLGGGNQIRGGRWADGRIQYTSFQTIKPPNSLNCFSADDASQGISSCSSRHQGGAHVLMGDGAVKFITDSIDAGNQQSAPMVQGAKSVYGIWGALGTRGAKEVIDTGDIF, encoded by the coding sequence ATGAGTAGAAAAAACAGAGGAGCCTTCACGTTGGTGGAGCTCCTGGTCGTGATCGCCATCATTGGCGTTCTAGTGGGGCTATTGCTGCCCGCTGTCCAGGCCGCGCGGGAAGCCGCACGCCGGATGAGCTGCAGCAACAACTTCAAACAAATGGGACTCGCAATCCACAACTATCACTCGGCATTCAACGCTTTGCCGCAGCAGATGACCGGTGCGAACTACACCAACACAGCGGACTCAGCGAAAACCCAACGCCTGTACCTGAGCGGTTTGGTCGGCTTGCCCCCGTTCATGGAACAACAGAGCATCTGGGAACTGGTCACCAACCCGTACCAACTTCCCGGTGGCGGCACGCTGATCAACCCCGGACCATGGCGGACCGACTTTCCCCCGTGGATGACCAATATCCCCACTCTTCGCTGCCCCAGCGATCCAGGTGTGGGACTACCAGCTCTTGGGCGATCCAACTTTGCGTTCTGCCTTGGCGATGCAATTGAATTGGTTCACTCAGGTGGTCGTAACGAGCGAGGCTTCTACGAAGACGGCGGCATCAACACCGGGCAAGCTGGTATCAAAGGCCGTGCAACCAGCGATAACAGCAACTGGGCCGCTTTGGCTCGCTCGCGAAACCGCGGGATGTTCTGGTCGCGTCACCAACTGAAGTTCCGTGACTGCATGGACGGCTTGTCCAACACGGTCGCCATGGGCGAAGTCGCCACGACCGTGGGCGCTCGTGAGCTGATCGCTGAATTCCAGCTCAACGCTGGCACCGCAGCCATCACCGACCCAACCCACTGCGACGGTGGTGTGGACCCAGCCCGTCCTCAATTCTGGCTCCCCGATTCTGCGCTGCCTGGCAACTTGGGTGGTGGCAACCAAATCCGTGGTGGCCGTTGGGCCGATGGTCGGATTCAGTACACCTCGTTCCAAACCATCAAGCCACCAAACTCGCTGAACTGCTTTTCGGCCGATGACGCCAGCCAAGGCATCTCGTCGTGCAGCAGCCGTCACCAAGGCGGTGCTCACGTCTTGATGGGCGATGGTGCCGTCAAGTTCATCACCGACAGCATCGATGCTGGCAACCAACAATCCGCTCCCATGGTGCAAGGCGCCAAAAGCGTTTATGGCATCTGGGGTGCCCTGGGCACTCGTGGTGCAAAAGAAGTGATCGATACCGGCGATATCTTCTAG
- a CDS encoding glutamine--tRNA ligase/YqeY domain fusion protein, with translation MDVNAPAPSDSATPDKTPSKHFIRQAIDADLASGRFDGVATRFPPEPNGYLHIGHAKSICLNFGLAKEMGGTCNLRFDDTNPIKEDTEYVDSIQEDVRWLGFQWDNLHFASDYFDQLYAWAEQLVQDGKAYVCDLNAEETRTYRGTLTEPGKNSPHRDRTPEENLELLRAMKAGKFKDGEKTLRAKIDMASPNINLRDPVMYRIAHVPHHRTGDKWCIYPMYDWAHGQSDSLEKITFSICTLEFEHHRPLYNWYCENLQIHHPRQIEFARLNMTFTVMSKRKLLQLVKENHVTGWDDPRMPTLVGLRRRGYTPESIRAFCADIGVAKFNSTIDVVRLENAVREHLNSVAPRRMAVLDPIKLTITNWPEGKVEMMNAINNPGDESAGSREIPFSGELYIESEDFREEAPRKFFRLKKGGAVRLRSGYIVDCEDVVKDADGNITEVLCTYDPETKSGEDTSGRKVKGTIHWVSREHAKKVTVRNYDRLFKVENPDASSETGTFLDHLNPDSLTTLTAHVEPALADAAVGDRVQFERLGYYVVDPDTTSDEVVFNRIVPLRDTWGKIEAKGKK, from the coding sequence ATTGACGTGAACGCACCCGCACCATCTGACTCGGCCACCCCCGACAAAACGCCGTCCAAGCATTTCATTCGCCAAGCGATTGATGCGGATTTGGCAAGCGGACGCTTCGACGGAGTTGCCACGCGGTTCCCGCCGGAACCCAACGGGTACCTGCACATCGGACACGCAAAAAGCATCTGCCTGAACTTTGGTTTGGCCAAGGAGATGGGCGGCACGTGCAATTTGCGTTTCGACGACACCAACCCGATCAAAGAAGACACCGAGTACGTTGACTCGATCCAAGAGGACGTGCGTTGGTTAGGATTTCAGTGGGACAACCTGCACTTCGCCAGCGACTACTTTGACCAACTTTATGCTTGGGCCGAGCAACTGGTCCAAGACGGCAAGGCCTACGTTTGCGACCTGAATGCCGAAGAGACTCGCACGTATCGCGGCACCTTGACTGAACCCGGCAAGAACTCGCCTCATCGCGATCGTACGCCAGAAGAAAACCTGGAATTGCTGCGAGCGATGAAGGCCGGCAAATTCAAAGACGGCGAGAAGACGTTGCGGGCCAAGATCGACATGGCTTCGCCAAACATCAACCTTCGCGATCCGGTGATGTACCGAATCGCTCACGTGCCGCACCATCGCACCGGTGACAAATGGTGCATCTATCCGATGTACGATTGGGCACACGGGCAATCCGACTCACTGGAAAAGATCACCTTCTCGATCTGCACGTTGGAATTCGAGCACCATCGTCCGCTCTACAACTGGTACTGCGAAAATCTCCAGATCCATCATCCTCGCCAAATCGAGTTTGCTCGTTTGAACATGACCTTCACAGTCATGAGCAAACGCAAACTATTGCAATTGGTGAAGGAGAATCACGTCACCGGTTGGGACGACCCTCGGATGCCGACCTTGGTTGGATTGCGTCGTCGCGGTTACACGCCCGAGTCCATTCGAGCGTTTTGTGCGGACATCGGCGTGGCCAAGTTCAACAGCACGATCGATGTCGTGCGGCTAGAGAACGCGGTGCGGGAGCATCTCAATTCCGTCGCGCCGCGGCGGATGGCAGTCTTGGATCCAATCAAGCTCACCATCACGAACTGGCCCGAGGGCAAGGTCGAGATGATGAATGCGATCAACAACCCTGGGGATGAATCCGCGGGCAGTCGCGAAATTCCATTCAGCGGTGAACTGTACATTGAGTCCGAAGATTTTCGTGAAGAGGCGCCTCGCAAGTTCTTCCGTTTGAAGAAGGGCGGGGCGGTTCGTTTGCGTTCCGGCTACATCGTGGACTGCGAAGACGTGGTCAAGGATGCGGACGGAAACATCACCGAAGTTCTGTGCACGTACGATCCTGAAACCAAGAGCGGGGAAGACACTTCGGGGCGCAAAGTCAAAGGCACGATCCACTGGGTCAGTCGCGAGCACGCGAAAAAGGTGACCGTGCGAAACTACGACCGATTGTTCAAAGTCGAGAACCCGGATGCGTCGTCCGAAACGGGCACCTTCCTGGATCACTTGAACCCCGATTCGCTGACCACGTTGACTGCTCATGTCGAGCCCGCGTTGGCGGACGCCGCCGTCGGTGATCGCGTGCAGTTCGAGCGGTTGGGGTACTACGTCGTGGATCCCGACACCACCAGCGACGAAGTGGTCTTCAACCGCATCGTTCCGCTGCGTGACACCTGGGGCAAGATCGAAGCCAAAGGCAAGAAGTAG
- a CDS encoding acyl carrier protein: MTPAEIRQEIIDILDDISPDEDLDNLDDQKAFREQLELDSMDFLDIVMELRKRHRVQIPEEDYGHLASMHSTVTYLEPKMKDL, translated from the coding sequence ATGACTCCTGCCGAAATTCGCCAAGAAATCATCGATATCCTCGACGACATTTCTCCTGATGAGGACCTCGACAACCTGGACGACCAGAAGGCGTTTCGCGAGCAATTGGAATTGGATTCGATGGACTTTTTGGACATCGTGATGGAACTTCGCAAGCGTCACCGCGTGCAGATTCCAGAGGAAGATTACGGCCATCTCGCCAGCATGCATTCCACGGTCACGTACCTGGAACCCAAGATGAAGGATCTTTGA
- a CDS encoding beta-ketoacyl-[acyl-carrier-protein] synthase family protein produces MIAPHLASQLPDDQRIVITGVGLTSPNGNDWGSFRQALLEKRSGVQPYEIRYFGETLAGVCDFDAQKYQSKKDIRRGTRAGSVGVYTAQEAVAHSGLDWENVDKDRVGIYVGVTEHGNVETENEIHVIKGFDYDTSCWSHHHNPRTVANNPAGEIALNMQITGPHYTIGAACAAGNAGIIQGAQMLRLNECDVAIAGGTSESIHTFGIFASFNSQNALATHADPTLASRPFDQKRNGIVVAEGGCLYTLERFSDAKARGAEIHGELVGYAMNTDATDFVLPNPERQAQCVQKALKRAGLEADQIDIVSTHATGTNSGDIQECAALRSVFGKCENVRINNTKSYIGHAMGAAGSLELAGNLMAFRDRVVHPTINVDELDPACDLPGLVLNEPQDKPQVDYILNNSFGMLGINSVVIVGRV; encoded by the coding sequence GTGATCGCCCCTCACCTCGCCTCTCAACTTCCCGACGACCAACGCATTGTCATCACCGGCGTCGGTCTGACTTCGCCCAATGGCAACGACTGGGGTTCCTTTCGCCAGGCATTGCTTGAAAAACGCAGCGGCGTGCAGCCCTACGAGATCCGTTACTTCGGGGAAACTCTGGCCGGGGTCTGTGACTTCGATGCCCAAAAGTACCAATCCAAAAAAGACATTCGGCGGGGCACGCGTGCCGGCAGCGTCGGTGTCTACACGGCTCAGGAAGCGGTCGCGCATTCGGGGTTGGACTGGGAAAACGTGGACAAGGATCGAGTCGGCATTTACGTCGGCGTGACCGAGCACGGCAACGTCGAAACCGAAAACGAAATCCATGTGATCAAAGGGTTCGACTACGACACGAGTTGCTGGTCACACCACCACAACCCTCGCACGGTCGCAAACAATCCCGCCGGCGAAATTGCACTGAACATGCAAATCACTGGCCCGCACTACACGATCGGTGCCGCCTGTGCGGCTGGCAACGCCGGCATCATTCAAGGTGCCCAGATGCTGCGGTTGAACGAGTGCGATGTGGCGATCGCGGGGGGAACCAGCGAAAGCATTCACACGTTCGGAATCTTCGCCAGTTTCAACAGCCAAAACGCGTTGGCGACTCACGCGGATCCAACGCTGGCGTCTCGCCCGTTCGACCAAAAGCGAAACGGCATTGTGGTCGCCGAAGGCGGCTGTTTGTACACGCTCGAGCGATTCAGCGATGCCAAGGCTCGCGGAGCCGAGATTCACGGCGAATTGGTTGGTTACGCGATGAACACCGACGCGACCGATTTCGTGTTGCCCAACCCGGAACGTCAGGCTCAGTGCGTGCAGAAGGCTCTCAAACGAGCTGGTTTGGAAGCGGACCAAATCGACATCGTCAGCACGCACGCGACGGGAACGAACAGCGGCGACATTCAAGAGTGTGCGGCGTTGCGAAGCGTGTTTGGGAAATGTGAAAACGTTCGAATCAACAACACCAAGAGTTACATCGGTCACGCGATGGGAGCCGCTGGGTCACTGGAATTGGCAGGCAACTTGATGGCGTTCCGCGATCGAGTCGTGCATCCCACGATCAATGTCGATGAACTGGATCCTGCGTGCGATCTGCCCGGTTTGGTGCTCAACGAGCCTCAAGACAAGCCACAAGTCGATTACATCCTGAACAACTCGTTCGGCATGTTGGGAATCAACTCCGTCGTCATCGTCGGCCGCGTTTGA